A section of the Flavobacterium ardleyense genome encodes:
- the msrA gene encoding peptide-methionine (S)-S-oxide reductase MsrA: MKHLFSLSFLFLALSCQSKEKISNIKTQTTPVKMEVEKGKEVATLAGGCFWCTEAVFLELDGISKVVPGYIGGARANPTYQQVSAGASGHAEAIEITFDPKIISYGEILEVFFATHDPTTLNRQGNDVGTQYRSEIFYHNDEQKKIAEGYIALLDKENTYGKPFVTKVSAAPTFYFAEDYHKNYYADNRGQSYCVYVVTPKVEKVRKLFKDKLKK; the protein is encoded by the coding sequence ATGAAACACTTATTTAGTTTATCATTCTTATTTTTGGCATTATCTTGTCAATCAAAAGAGAAAATTTCAAATATTAAAACACAAACAACACCTGTAAAAATGGAAGTAGAAAAAGGGAAAGAGGTTGCAACTTTAGCTGGCGGATGTTTCTGGTGTACAGAGGCAGTATTTTTAGAATTAGACGGAATCTCAAAGGTAGTTCCTGGATATATAGGCGGTGCCAGAGCAAATCCAACCTATCAGCAAGTTTCTGCGGGAGCTAGCGGTCACGCTGAAGCTATCGAAATTACTTTCGATCCAAAAATAATCAGCTACGGAGAAATTTTAGAAGTTTTCTTCGCAACCCACGATCCAACTACTCTTAATAGACAAGGAAATGACGTCGGGACTCAATATAGAAGTGAAATTTTTTACCATAACGATGAGCAGAAAAAGATTGCTGAAGGTTATATTGCTTTGCTAGATAAAGAAAATACCTACGGTAAACCTTTTGTCACAAAAGTTTCTGCCGCGCCAACATTTTATTTTGCCGAGGATTATCACAAGAATTATTATGCTGACAACCGTGGGCAGTCGTACTGTGTGTATGTTGTAACTCCTAAGGTTGAGAAGGTTCGCAAACTTTTTAAGGATAAGTTAAAGAAATAG
- a CDS encoding LIC_10190 family membrane protein: MILIILSWIYILFTTINFGFVFDRILVLKNKDFVITSFLGLFSVTILASIWAIFGRINVEFHIFLLVSNLLIYWKFKINIGDIYKNLFLVIGDLGKFLKYYLAIVTILILAQCSTAPYVIDNETYYIQTIKWLNEYGFVKGLVNLHLFLGQTSGWHITQSVFNFSFLYGNFNDLSGFCLMLGMLFSITKFNSYFVEKKSFNFLLVGLLPFASIFYFQFISAPSPDMPVYVLTFFILLLFLENFKNCSQGKFTIITTLVLYLLYIKYSTLPFVLIPVILLIENFKVLSTALWKASILSVTILLLFIVKNLIITGHPLFPLKIFRFISLDYAFPSAIEDYYFNYLRHYGYLLNSEDYNLLSNFELFEHWLNLPKLRGLIHKFIILLILIVPAFIFKFQNSKKYWLLYGLMVIQLILLFITSPQFRFFMNFMIFFSTFCFICMVRNEKIINLILIISILPVFLMLFIPLNLIRFTDNKLMMKTHTLSFRNIIIPSEITDRSTHFKIIRLGNLLYYSPVNKDLLWITGDGALPCVSEEQVNMHRRMFKITPQMRTEDLKDGFYSKSVSLDN, encoded by the coding sequence ATGATTTTAATAATTCTATCTTGGATATACATCCTCTTTACAACTATCAATTTTGGTTTTGTATTTGATAGAATTCTTGTTTTAAAAAATAAAGATTTTGTTATTACATCGTTTCTGGGATTGTTTTCTGTAACTATCTTGGCGAGTATTTGGGCGATTTTCGGGAGAATAAATGTGGAATTTCATATTTTTTTGTTGGTATCTAATCTGTTGATTTACTGGAAATTTAAAATAAACATTGGAGATATTTATAAAAATCTTTTCTTAGTAATAGGTGATCTCGGCAAATTTCTAAAGTATTATTTGGCCATAGTTACTATATTAATTTTGGCGCAATGCAGTACGGCACCTTATGTAATTGATAATGAAACGTATTATATTCAGACCATAAAATGGTTGAATGAATATGGTTTTGTAAAAGGATTAGTAAATTTACACCTGTTTTTAGGTCAAACAAGTGGCTGGCACATAACTCAAAGTGTATTCAACTTTTCATTTTTGTATGGCAATTTTAATGACTTAAGTGGTTTCTGCTTAATGCTCGGAATGTTATTTTCGATTACGAAATTCAACAGCTACTTCGTTGAAAAGAAAAGTTTTAATTTTCTGCTAGTTGGTTTACTTCCTTTTGCCAGCATATTTTATTTTCAGTTTATAAGTGCTCCTTCACCCGACATGCCAGTTTATGTGCTGACATTTTTTATTTTACTTTTATTTTTAGAAAATTTTAAAAACTGTAGTCAGGGGAAATTTACAATAATAACAACTCTAGTTTTATACCTACTCTATATTAAATACTCAACTCTTCCGTTCGTGTTAATTCCCGTAATATTATTGATAGAAAATTTCAAAGTATTATCTACAGCTCTATGGAAGGCTTCAATTCTTTCAGTTACAATCCTATTATTATTTATTGTAAAAAATTTAATCATTACTGGACATCCTCTTTTTCCCTTGAAGATTTTTCGTTTTATATCATTAGATTACGCATTTCCAAGTGCGATAGAGGATTATTACTTTAATTATTTACGTCACTATGGATACCTCTTAAATAGCGAAGATTATAACTTGTTAAGTAATTTTGAGTTATTTGAGCATTGGTTGAATCTCCCGAAACTACGAGGATTGATACATAAGTTTATAATATTGTTGATTCTTATAGTTCCTGCATTTATATTCAAATTCCAGAATAGTAAAAAATATTGGCTGCTTTATGGGTTGATGGTAATACAACTAATCCTTTTATTTATCACCTCGCCACAATTTCGATTCTTTATGAATTTTATGATCTTTTTCTCTACATTTTGCTTTATCTGCATGGTTCGAAATGAGAAGATTATTAATTTAATATTGATTATTTCTATACTCCCTGTTTTTTTAATGTTATTTATTCCTTTAAATCTCATCAGATTTACTGACAATAAGTTAATGATGAAAACGCATACTTTATCCTTCAGAAATATCATAATACCCAGTGAAATTACAGACCGTTCGACGCATTTCAAAATTATTAGATTAGGAAATCTGCTATATTACTCGCCCGTAAATAAGGATCTGCTTTGGATTACTGGGGACGGAGCACTTCCGTGCGTAAGTGAAGAGCAAGTAAACATGCACAGAAGAATGTTCAAAATTACTCCACAGATGAGAACTGAGGATTTGAAGGATGGATTTTACTCCAAAAGCGTGTCACTTGATAACTAA
- a CDS encoding ABC transporter ATP-binding protein gives MIQAQKIHKFYDKLEVLKGVDLHIQSGEIVSIVGASGAGKTTLLQILGTLDKPSADKESKLIINGKDILGMKDKELSKFRNLNLGFIFQFHQLLPEFSALENVCIPAFIAGKTKAETEPEARRLLDYLGLSHRYSHKPSELSGGEQQRVAVARALINKPAVIFADEPSGNLDTVSAENLHKLFFELRDEFKQTFVIVTHNEELANMADRKLTMIDGLISV, from the coding sequence ATGATACAGGCGCAGAAAATTCATAAATTTTACGATAAACTTGAGGTTTTAAAGGGAGTTGACCTACATATTCAGAGTGGTGAAATTGTCTCGATTGTGGGTGCTTCGGGAGCGGGCAAAACGACCTTGCTTCAGATTTTAGGAACTTTGGATAAACCATCTGCGGACAAAGAGAGCAAGCTCATTATTAATGGAAAAGATATTTTGGGGATGAAAGATAAGGAGTTGTCAAAATTTCGCAATCTCAACTTGGGCTTTATATTTCAGTTTCATCAGCTTTTACCGGAGTTTAGTGCTTTAGAAAATGTTTGTATTCCTGCTTTTATTGCAGGAAAAACAAAAGCCGAAACTGAACCTGAAGCAAGGCGCCTATTAGACTATTTAGGGCTTTCGCACAGATACAGTCATAAACCTTCTGAACTCTCTGGAGGAGAGCAGCAACGCGTTGCAGTGGCTAGAGCTTTGATAAATAAACCCGCGGTGATCTTTGCCGATGAGCCTTCTGGAAACCTTGATACGGTGTCTGCAGAAAATTTACATAAATTATTCTTCGAGCTTCGTGATGAGTTTAAACAAACATTCGTGATTGTGACGCACAACGAAGAACTGGCAAATATGGCAGATAGAAAATTGACGATGATTGATGGATTAATTTCAGTTTAG